The DNA segment GCCCGGCTTTACGGCAAACACGGGGCGGCGGTGCCCGGTATGCACCTCGACCACGCTGCGGGCGTAGGTTGCCGCCCACCGCTCATCGGGAGCGAGGGTATCAAGCGCTTCCAGGCTGCTGATGCGCGGAAACGTGACGGGCGCATCCCCGGCCTGCCCGAAGACGCGGACGGTGCCCACGCCGACGATCGAGGGGCTGAAATCCCCAGCTTCGCAGCGGGCGATCCAGGCGCGTGCCAGGGCTGCTTGATCGGCTGGCAGATGAGCAGGTACGGTTGTTTTGGGTGTGGTAGGTGCGATCAGGGTCATGGTCTTGCTCCTTCAAGATCGGTTGTTGCTTGCAGGATAGACCATGCTTGTGACATGTAGTGTCACAAAAATTTTCCTACCGAAGATCGAGCTTCATGCCCACATGCGAAGCGACGAAGCCCAGGCGCTCGTAAAAGCGGTGAGCATCCGCGCGGCTGGCATTCGTCGTCAACTGCACCAGGCAGCATCCTTCCTCGCGCGCCCGCGTAATCGCCCAGCGCAGGAGCCGCTCTCCGATCTGCTGGTTGCGATACCGCCGATCGACGCGCACCGCCTCAATCAGCGCTCGCTTGCCGCCCTGAAACGACAGGCCAGGAATAAAGGTCAGTTGCAGCGTGCCAATCACCGCGCCGTCACGCTCGGCTACCACCAACTCCTGGTGCGCGTCGGCATCGATCTCGCGAAAGGCGTCGTAGTAGGCTTGTGGTAGGGGCTGGCGGTAGGCTTCGCGCTGGCTGCCCAGCGGATCATCGGCCAGCAGCCGCACGATCTCGGCCACATCCGCTGCGGCTGCTCGTCGTATGCTCAGGTTACGCTGCGCTGCGTCTTGCTCCATGTACACCTCCACACCCGGCGCTGCCTCACCGAAATTGCCTATACCTCGACCGGCAGATCGAGCGCGCACTCACCGGGCATAAACCGCGCCAGAGCGCGAGCGTCGGGACTGGCGCTCTGCCGCAGCGCCGCGTAGACACCCTGCTGATCGGCTGGCGAGCGATTCTGGCCCAGCTTGAACTTGCCCTCCAGCCGTGCGATCGGCAGCTCGAACCCGACGATCGCCTTCATCAATTGCTGCCTGTACGCATCCGGCAGCAGGCCCGGCCACGGCGTGGGCAGATCGGCCTCATAGGTCTGGATCAACTCCTGAAGCTGCGCCGACAGCCATGCGGCATCATCGCGGATCTGCGGCGTGCCGTAGGCATGAACCGTCACGTAGTTCCAGGTGGGCACGGCGGGCGAGGCTGCGTACCAGGAGGGCGAGATGTAGCTGTGCGGCCCCTGGAAGATCACCAGCGCCTCCCGATCAGGCAGGAAATGCCGCCAGTGCGGGTTGGCCCGCGCCAGATGACCGACCAGCACTCCATGCGGACTCGCGGGCGATTCGCGCAGGAGCAGCGGCAGGTGGCTGGCGAACGGCACGCCATCGACTACCGAGATCAGCGTCGCGAAGCTAAACGCACGCATGACGGCTCTCAGCTTGGCGGGATCTTGAACCTCAAACGAAGCAGGAAGATACATACACGACTCGCATTTATTGTACAGACAGGACCAATCATTCCATCATAGATCAGCCTCACGTCAAACGCCAGGGACATTGGACCAGTCGCGCGACATGCCAATGAGCAGAGCGCAGATGCCATGCTGCTTGGGCGGACAGGATATAGCCAGGGTGATAACTTGTAAAGGGACCTTAACCTGTTGACGGATGCTTGCTACCCGCTTATAATTTTCAAAGCTGTTGCTAAAAAGTTCAACAATTTTAATTTTCGCCGCACGCCCACATGATCCCGAAGGGATAGCGGCGAGCTTCAGCTCACTCTACGACAGGTCTAAGACTACCGCGTCTCGCCTCGATCCTGAGGTTCTCATACGACCAAGCAGCGCCTAGGGGAGAACACGCTGCCTCGCCCGCAAGCTTGCCGAACCAAGATAGGCCAACGATGACTACTGCGCACACCGGTAGCCTTTGTGGCTCGCCAGTAGTTGTGGCATCTGCCCACCGAAAGCAACAAGATGAGCACGTTAGCCCCTGACCCCTCGATCGCTCTCAACACCCTTGTCGAGCTTCTCCACTGGCGCGCACACCACCAGCCCAACCAGCTCGCCTACCGCTTTTTGCTGGATGGAGAGGCCGATACGGTTGAGATCACCTATGCCGAGCTGGATCGACAGGCTCGCGCGATCAGCACGCTGCTCCCGCCGAACGTGACCGGACAGCGCGTGTTATTGCTTTACGCGCCGGGCATCGAGTATATCGCGGCGTTTTTCGGCTGCCTGTACGCCGGAGCGATTGCCGTTCCGGCGTATCCGCCACAGTCGGCGCGGATGGATCGCACGCTGCCGCGACGGCTCCGCGCGATCGTTCAGGATGCGCAGCCGCTCGTCGCGCTGACCACACGGGCGATCCTGCCGATTGGCGAGGCGCTGGCCGCCCACGATCCGATCATGCAGCGCGTGCATTGGCTACCGACTGACGATCTCGCGGTCGAGCACGCGGACGAGTGGCGCATGCCCGCCATCGACGGCGCGGCGCTGGCCTTTTTGCAATACACCTCCGGCTCGACGGCCACGCCCAAGGGCGTGATGCTGACCCACGGCAACCTGCTGCACAACTCCAAGCTGATCCAGCATGGCATCCAGTCCAGCGCCGACAGCCAGGGCGTGATCTGGCTGCCGCCGTACCACGACATGGGCTTGATCGGCGGGATTTTGCAGCCGCTCTACGCCGGATTTCCCGTCACCCTCATGTCGCCGCTGGCCTTCTTGCAGCGTCCAATGCGCTGGCTGGAGGCGATCTCGCGCTATCGCGGCACCATCAGCGCCGGGCCGAACTTCGCATACGATCTGTGCGCGCGCAAGATCACGCCGGAGCAGCGCGCGACGCTCGATCTGCGTAGCTGGCAGGTGGCGCTCAACGGCGCGGAGCCGATCCGCCCGGATACGTTGGAGCGCTTTACGGCGGCGTTCGCGCCTGCTGGCTTCCGGCGTGAGGTCTTCTACCCCTGCTACGGCCTGGCCGAGGCCACGCTGATCGTCTCCGGCGGCGCTATGCCCGCAGCGCCGATCGTGCGAGCGTTTGCCAGCACAGCCCTTGAGCGCCATGAGGTCATCGCCCCCGCCCACGAGGCCGAGGCGCGTCCGCTGGTCGGCTGCGGGCAAAGCCTGATCGACCAGCAGATCGCGATCGTCAATCCGCACACGTGCGAGCGCAGCGCGTCCGACGAGGTCGGCGAGATCTGGGTAGCGGGGCCGAGCGTCGCGCAGGGCTACTGGGATCGTCCGGAGACGACCGCGCAGACGTTTGGCGCGCGAATCGTGGGCAGCGGCGACGGCCCGTTTCTGCGCACCGGCGACCTGGGCTTTCTCCACAACGGCGAGCTCTTCGTCACCGGACGGCTCAAAGATCTGATCATTATTCGGGGCCGCAATCACTACCCGCAGGACATCGAGCTGACCATCGAGCAGAGCCACCCGGCGCTGCGTCCCGGCTGCGGTGCGGCCTTTGCGATCGACATCGACGACGAAGAGCGCCTGGTTGTCGTGCAGGAGGTCGAGCGCCAGCACCGGCGGGCAAGCATCGACGAGGTCGCCGCAGCGGTGCGCCAGGCGGTCGCCGAGCAGCACGAGGTACAGATCCACGCGCTGGTGCTGCTCAAGACCGGCAGCCTGCCCAAAACGTCGAGCGGCAAGATCCAGCGCCACGCCTGCAAAGAAGGCTTCTTGAGCGACACACTGGACGTGATCGCCAGCAGCATCCTCGACGAAACCGCCGTGGTCGCGGCTCCCGCCGACGATCTCGACCGCGAGACTCTGGCTGCGCTGCCCGACGATCGGCGTCAGGCCCGGCTCGTCGCCTACCTCCAATCGCAGGTCGCGCGCGTGCTGCGGATCGATCCGGCGCAGGTACAGCCGCAGCAGCCGATCAGCGCGCTTGGCCTCGACTCGCTGGGCGCGGTCGAGCTGCAACATACGATCGAGGCCAGCCTGGGCGTCATCGTCTCGATGACCAGCTTCCTCCAGGGGGCGTCGCCTGTGGATCTGGCCGATGAGATCGCGCGCGAGCTTGGCACACCCGGCGAGACGGCACTGGCTCTCGTGCCCAACACCGAGGAGCAGCGGCTCTCACCGGGCCAGCGCGCCCTGTGGCTGCTGCACCAATTAGCGCCCGACAGCGCCGCGTATAACATTCCCAGCGCGGCGCGGATTCGCGGCCAGATCGATCTCGCGGCGCTGGAGCGAGCCTTCCAGCAGCTCTGCGATCGTCATCCGATGCTGCGCGCAACCTTCAGCGCGCCGCGCGGCGAGCCGCTCCCGCACATCCACGAGCAGCCGGTCAGCTTCACGGTCGAGGATGCCGCAGGCTGGAGCGAGGCCATGCTGGAAGAGCGCCTGCTCGTCGAGTCGCATCGTCCGTTCGACCTGGCGCGCGGCCCTGTGGCGCGGGTGCGGATCTTTGTCCGCTCGGAGCAGGAGCACGTGCTGCTCTTTGTCGTGCATCACATCGTCGCTGATCTCTGGTCGCTGGCGGTGCTGACGGAGGAGCTTGGCCTGCTCTACGCGGCGGAGACGCAGGGAGTGAGCGCGCTTCTGCCACCGCTCCATCTGCGCTACACCGATTATGTGTACTGGCAGCAGCGGATGCTGGCCGGAGCGTCGGGCGAGCGTCTGTGGCGCTACTGGCAGCAGCAGGTAGCGGATGCGCCCACGGTGCTCAACCTACCGACCGATCGACCGCGTCCGCCGGTGCAGACCTACCGGGGCGGCATGCATGCGTTCGCACTCAGCGCGGCGCTCACCCGGCGGATCAAAGCGCTGGCCGAGGTGGAGCGCGCCACGCTCTACACCACGCTGCTGGCGGCGTTTGGCGTGCTGCTCTACCGCTACACCGACCAGGACGACATCTTGATCGGCTCGCCGACCGCCGGACGCAATCGAGCCGAGCTGGCGAGCCTGATCGGCTACTTCGTCAATCCGATCGTGCTGCGCGCGCGGCTGGCGGGCAATCCCTCGTTCCAATCGCTGCTCGCGCAGGTGCGGCAAACGACCCTGGACGCCTTCGAGCACCAGGACTACCCATTTGTGACGCTGGTCGAGCGCCTTCAGCCGATCCGCGACCTGAGCCGCTCGCCGCTCTTCCAGGTGATGTTCGCCTGGCAGAAGGCGCATGTCCGCGACCACGAGGGCCTGACGGCGTTTGCGCTGGGCGAGCCAGGATCGCGCATGAACGTCGGCGGGCTTGAGTTCGAGTCGCTGGCGCTGGAGCAGCGCGTGGCCCAGTTCGATCTCTCGCTGGCGATGGGCGAGGCCCACGACCGGCTGGCGGCATCGCTTGAGTACAACGCCGATCTCTTCGACGCCGCGACGATCGAGCGCATGGCGACTCATCTCACGACGCTGCTTGATGCGATCGTCGCCGATCCGACTCAGCCGATCGCCGATCTGCCGCTGCTTGGCGCTGACGAGCGCGCGATGCTGCTCGACACATGGAACGGCACGGCCTGTGACATTCGCGCCGCGTGCGTCCACAGCCTGTTCGAGGCGCAGGCCGCGCGCACGCCCGCCGCTACAGCCGTGATCTACGAGGAGCACGTGCTGAGCTACGGCGAGCTCAACGCTCGCGCCAACCAACTGGCCCACACACTGCGCGGCCTCGGCGTCGGCGGGTGCCCTCAGGGCGAGACGCTGGTCGGCCTGTGCGTCGAGCGCTCGCTGGACCTGATGGTCGGCGTGCTCGGCGTCCTCAAGGCGGGCGGCGCGTATGTGCCGATCGATCCGGCCTATCCCCAGGAGCGCATCGAGCATATCCTGCGCGATGCCGGAGCGACGCTGCTGCTGACCCAATCGCAGCTTCGGGAGGACATGCCGACGGCAGCACGGGTGCTGTGCCTCGACTCGGACTGGCCGACGATCGCCGACAAGCCCGTGCAGAATCCGGCCAATCTGACGATGCCCACCAACGCCGCCTGTGTGATCTACACCTCAGGCTCGACCGGACGGCCCAAGGGCGTGGTGATCCAGCACGACAACATCGCCAATCTGGTCGCGTCGTTCGAGCGCAGCTACCAGCCCGGCACGGACGACCGCATGCTGCCGCTGACATCGCTGGCCTCGGCGAGCTTCGTCGGCGAGATCTTCCCGCCGCTGTGTACCGGCGGCGCGCTGGTGCTGCCCAACACCGTCGAGGCGCTGGACTTCGAGCTGCTCTTCACGCTGATCGCGCGGCACAACGTCTCGATCGTCAGCACCGTCCCGGCGATGATGGCCCGGCTCAACGCGCAAAAAGACGCGCTGCCACGGCTGCGGCTGATCCTCAGCGGCGGCGAGGCGCTGGCGCTGGGCGAGATCGATCGGCTGCTGACGACGACCACGATCGCCAACGGCTACGGCCTGACCGAGACGACGATCTGCTCGACCTTCTACCACCTTGAGCCGGATCGCGCCTATGCCAGCGGCAACATCCCGATCGGCAGGCCGGTGATCAACACGCAGGTCTATATTCTGGATCGCCAGCTTCAGCCCAGGCCGGTCGGTCAGCCCGGCGAGCTGTACGTCGGCGGAGCAGGGATTGCGCGCGGCTATCTGCACCATCCCGATCTGACCGCCGCGCGCTTCGTGCCGCATCCGTTCGCAGCGGGCGAGCGGCTTTATCGCACGGGCGACCTGGCGCGCTGGCTGCCGGAGGGCCAGATCGAGTACCTGGGCCGCATCGACCATCAGGTCAAGATTCGGGGCTTCCGCATCGAGCTGGGCGAGATCGAGGCCGTGCTGGGGCAGCATCCCGCCGTGCGCGAGGCGGTGGTCGTCGTGCGCGAGGATACGCCGCCCGCAGGGGGGCACCCGCAGAAACGGCTGGTAGGCTATGTGGTACAAGAACAAGGGAACAAGGGAACAAGGGAACAAAAGAACAAAGACGCGGGTGCCCTCTGGGCATGGGCACCCGGAACAAAGAACAAAGGAACTGGGCACGCGGAACCTGAAACGTGGAACGCGGAACCTGAAACGTGGAACGTGGAACTCCGAACCTACCTGAAAGATCGATTGCCCGACTACATGCTGCCTGCGGCGTTTGTCGTGCTCGACGCGCTGCCGCTCACGCCCAACGGCAAGGTCGATCGCGGCGCGCTGCCGGTGCCCGACGCGCTGCGGCCTGAGCTGAGCGCCGACTACGTCGCGCCGCGTAGCGAGGTCGAGCGGACGATCGCGGCGGTCTGGCAGGAGGCGCTCAACCTGCCCACGGTCGGCATCCACGATAACTTCTTCGACCTGGGCGGCCACTCGCTGCTGCTGGTTCAGGTCCACAGCAAGCTGCGCGAGTCCTTCGCCGAGCTGGCACTGATCGATCTGTTCAGGTATCCGACGATCAGCGCGCTGACCAATCACCTGAGCACGAGCGGACAGGCACAGGCTGTCGTCCTCGACGAATTTCAGGAGCGCGCCCGGAAACAGCGCGAGACTCGCGATCGGCGCAAGCGGCTGCTGAGCAACAGCTAAAAGAAATAGTGCATAGATCGAAGACGATAAGGAGTTGATCCGCATGGATAGCGCGGAAACGCAGCAATCAATAGATGGCATCGCGATCGTCGGTATGGCGGGGCGCTTTCCGGGTGCCGGCACGGTCGATGAGCTTTGGAGCAATCTTCAGCAGGGCGTCGAGTCGATCTCGTTCTTCAGCGACCAGGAGTTGCTTGACGAGGGCATCGATCCGGCGCTGCTCGATCTGCCGAACTACGTCAAGGCGCGCGGCGCGCTCGGCAACGCCGAGTTCT comes from the Herpetosiphonaceae bacterium genome and includes:
- a CDS encoding GNAT family N-acetyltransferase, with the protein product MEQDAAQRNLSIRRAAAADVAEIVRLLADDPLGSQREAYRQPLPQAYYDAFREIDADAHQELVVAERDGAVIGTLQLTFIPGLSFQGGKRALIEAVRVDRRYRNQQIGERLLRWAITRAREEGCCLVQLTTNASRADAHRFYERLGFVASHVGMKLDLR
- a CDS encoding FMN-binding negative transcriptional regulator, translating into MYLPASFEVQDPAKLRAVMRAFSFATLISVVDGVPFASHLPLLLRESPASPHGVLVGHLARANPHWRHFLPDREALVIFQGPHSYISPSWYAASPAVPTWNYVTVHAYGTPQIRDDAAWLSAQLQELIQTYEADLPTPWPGLLPDAYRQQLMKAIVGFELPIARLEGKFKLGQNRSPADQQGVYAALRQSASPDARALARFMPGECALDLPVEV
- a CDS encoding amino acid adenylation domain-containing protein, yielding MSTLAPDPSIALNTLVELLHWRAHHQPNQLAYRFLLDGEADTVEITYAELDRQARAISTLLPPNVTGQRVLLLYAPGIEYIAAFFGCLYAGAIAVPAYPPQSARMDRTLPRRLRAIVQDAQPLVALTTRAILPIGEALAAHDPIMQRVHWLPTDDLAVEHADEWRMPAIDGAALAFLQYTSGSTATPKGVMLTHGNLLHNSKLIQHGIQSSADSQGVIWLPPYHDMGLIGGILQPLYAGFPVTLMSPLAFLQRPMRWLEAISRYRGTISAGPNFAYDLCARKITPEQRATLDLRSWQVALNGAEPIRPDTLERFTAAFAPAGFRREVFYPCYGLAEATLIVSGGAMPAAPIVRAFASTALERHEVIAPAHEAEARPLVGCGQSLIDQQIAIVNPHTCERSASDEVGEIWVAGPSVAQGYWDRPETTAQTFGARIVGSGDGPFLRTGDLGFLHNGELFVTGRLKDLIIIRGRNHYPQDIELTIEQSHPALRPGCGAAFAIDIDDEERLVVVQEVERQHRRASIDEVAAAVRQAVAEQHEVQIHALVLLKTGSLPKTSSGKIQRHACKEGFLSDTLDVIASSILDETAVVAAPADDLDRETLAALPDDRRQARLVAYLQSQVARVLRIDPAQVQPQQPISALGLDSLGAVELQHTIEASLGVIVSMTSFLQGASPVDLADEIARELGTPGETALALVPNTEEQRLSPGQRALWLLHQLAPDSAAYNIPSAARIRGQIDLAALERAFQQLCDRHPMLRATFSAPRGEPLPHIHEQPVSFTVEDAAGWSEAMLEERLLVESHRPFDLARGPVARVRIFVRSEQEHVLLFVVHHIVADLWSLAVLTEELGLLYAAETQGVSALLPPLHLRYTDYVYWQQRMLAGASGERLWRYWQQQVADAPTVLNLPTDRPRPPVQTYRGGMHAFALSAALTRRIKALAEVERATLYTTLLAAFGVLLYRYTDQDDILIGSPTAGRNRAELASLIGYFVNPIVLRARLAGNPSFQSLLAQVRQTTLDAFEHQDYPFVTLVERLQPIRDLSRSPLFQVMFAWQKAHVRDHEGLTAFALGEPGSRMNVGGLEFESLALEQRVAQFDLSLAMGEAHDRLAASLEYNADLFDAATIERMATHLTTLLDAIVADPTQPIADLPLLGADERAMLLDTWNGTACDIRAACVHSLFEAQAARTPAATAVIYEEHVLSYGELNARANQLAHTLRGLGVGGCPQGETLVGLCVERSLDLMVGVLGVLKAGGAYVPIDPAYPQERIEHILRDAGATLLLTQSQLREDMPTAARVLCLDSDWPTIADKPVQNPANLTMPTNAACVIYTSGSTGRPKGVVIQHDNIANLVASFERSYQPGTDDRMLPLTSLASASFVGEIFPPLCTGGALVLPNTVEALDFELLFTLIARHNVSIVSTVPAMMARLNAQKDALPRLRLILSGGEALALGEIDRLLTTTTIANGYGLTETTICSTFYHLEPDRAYASGNIPIGRPVINTQVYILDRQLQPRPVGQPGELYVGGAGIARGYLHHPDLTAARFVPHPFAAGERLYRTGDLARWLPEGQIEYLGRIDHQVKIRGFRIELGEIEAVLGQHPAVREAVVVVREDTPPAGGHPQKRLVGYVVQEQGNKGTREQKNKDAGALWAWAPGTKNKGTGHAEPETWNAEPETWNVELRTYLKDRLPDYMLPAAFVVLDALPLTPNGKVDRGALPVPDALRPELSADYVAPRSEVERTIAAVWQEALNLPTVGIHDNFFDLGGHSLLLVQVHSKLRESFAELALIDLFRYPTISALTNHLSTSGQAQAVVLDEFQERARKQRETRDRRKRLLSNS